A region of Arabidopsis thaliana chromosome 5, partial sequence DNA encodes the following proteins:
- a CDS encoding zinc transporter (FUNCTIONS IN: molecular_function unknown; INVOLVED IN: biological_process unknown; LOCATED IN: membrane; EXPRESSED IN: 22 plant structures; EXPRESSED DURING: 14 growth stages; CONTAINS InterPro DOMAIN/s: Protein of unknown function DUF6, transmembrane (InterPro:IPR000620); BEST Arabidopsis thaliana protein match is: Cation efflux family protein (TAIR:AT2G04620.1); Has 123 Blast hits to 121 proteins in 39 species: Archae - 0; Bacteria - 0; Metazoa - 69; Fungi - 0; Plants - 45; Viruses - 0; Other Eukaryotes - 9 (source: NCBI BLink).) — protein sequence MMSPKQISDDRGSSHFRHTPFQIIHLIGNFFRIWSVYSMYRYLNQTGAPVVLFLFCCLVPSSIIFLIIQKPWKGRALSNQQIVPSLINGVITALYFILWGKGLKSCGPLRAILSEYSGAVLGVLSGVLYGRRGHVWKKVGGLIAMLVALFFLSQGWATSSLSPFSTKDSTETKEEEVQTEQALGMMGMMIPVFAGILSALRRVIARRVSLKNQQKKRLHAITITSATCFLFPVAMWDLIIGSSSGKTSELPFSAWAFLSTIIFGIILIFYVDNIAEERLHMVFSSPRHLMVAGVCIIVMELAYEMDFSLPGFIVCCLVLGFGIFEATSLERNKKDSSLKSEDPSNGILGNNDFDTSPILPI from the exons ATGATGTCGCCGAAGCAAATCTCCGACGATCGAGGATCTTCACATTTCAG GCATACACCATTCCAGATAATCCACCTTATTGGGAACTTTTTTAGGATATGGTCAGTATATTCGATGTACCGATACTTGAATCAGACGGGAGCGCCtgttgttctctttctcttctgctGTCTGGTGCCTTCatcaatcatcttcttgatAATTCAAAAGCCATGGAAAGGAAGGGCTCTTTCTAATCAACAG ATTGTACCTTCTCTTATCAATGGAGTCATCACGGCTCTATACTTCATCTTATGGGGAAAAGGTCTCAAGTCTTGTGGACCTCTTAG AGCTATCTTGTCAGAGTATTCTGGTGCTGTTCTTGGAGTACTTTCTGGAGTATTATATGGACGGAGAGGCCATGTGTGGAAAAAG GTAGGTGGCCTCATTGCAATGCTGGTagctctttttttcttgtctcaaGGATGGGCGACATCATCTCTCTCCCCTTTTT CAACAAAAGATAGTACTGAAaccaaagaggaagaagtacAAACAGAACAAGCACTAGGTATGATGGGAATGATGATACCAGTTTTTGCTGGAATCTTATCAGCATTAAGGCGGGTTATCGCACGCCGTGTTTCTCTAAAG AACCAGCAGAAGAAACGACTACATGCGATAACCATTACTTCTGCAACCTGTTTCTTGTTCCCTGTGGCCATGTGGGACCTTATCATA GGGTCATCTTCTGGGAAAACATCCGAGTTACCATTTTCTGCGTGGGCTTTCCTTAGCACCATTATTTTCGGGATCATCCTAATATTCTACGTTGATAATATCGCAGAAGAGAG ATTGCATATGGTGTTTTCTTCGCCGAGGCATTTAATGGTAGCAGGTGTATGCATAATAGTCATGGAGTTAGCTTATGAGATGGATTTTTCTCTTCCCGGTTTCATCGTTTGTTGCTTAGTATTAGGGTTTGGAATATTCGAGGCAACATCTCTAGAACGGAACAAGAAAGACTCTTCGTTGAAATCAGAAGATCCATCAAACGGAATCCTTGGTAATAATGACTTTGATACTTCTCCAATTCTTCCCATATAG
- a CDS encoding zinc transporter (unknown protein; FUNCTIONS IN: molecular_function unknown; INVOLVED IN: biological_process unknown; LOCATED IN: membrane; EXPRESSED IN: 22 plant structures; EXPRESSED DURING: 14 growth stages; CONTAINS InterPro DOMAIN/s: Protein of unknown function DUF6, transmembrane (InterPro:IPR000620); Has 109 Blast hits to 107 proteins in 35 species: Archae - 0; Bacteria - 0; Metazoa - 59; Fungi - 0; Plants - 43; Viruses - 0; Other Eukaryotes - 7 (source: NCBI BLink).): MMSPKQISDDRGSSHFRHTPFQIIHLIGNFFRIWSVYSMYRYLNQTGAPVVLFLFCCLVPSSIIFLIIQKPWKGRALSNQQIVPSLINGVITALYFILWGKGLKSCGPLRAILSEYSGAVLGVLSGVLYGRRGHVWKKLPTKDSTETKEEEVQTEQALGMMGMMIPVFAGILSALRRVIARRVSLKNQQKKRLHAITITSATCFLFPVAMWDLIIGSSSGKTSELPFSAWAFLSTIIFGIILIFYVDNIAEERFRKALPLNHLYIAF, from the exons ATGATGTCGCCGAAGCAAATCTCCGACGATCGAGGATCTTCACATTTCAG GCATACACCATTCCAGATAATCCACCTTATTGGGAACTTTTTTAGGATATGGTCAGTATATTCGATGTACCGATACTTGAATCAGACGGGAGCGCCtgttgttctctttctcttctgctGTCTGGTGCCTTCatcaatcatcttcttgatAATTCAAAAGCCATGGAAAGGAAGGGCTCTTTCTAATCAACAG ATTGTACCTTCTCTTATCAATGGAGTCATCACGGCTCTATACTTCATCTTATGGGGAAAAGGTCTCAAGTCTTGTGGACCTCTTAG AGCTATCTTGTCAGAGTATTCTGGTGCTGTTCTTGGAGTACTTTCTGGAGTATTATATGGACGGAGAGGCCATGTGTGGAAAAAG CTACCAACAAAAGATAGTACTGAAaccaaagaggaagaagtacAAACAGAACAAGCACTAGGTATGATGGGAATGATGATACCAGTTTTTGCTGGAATCTTATCAGCATTAAGGCGGGTTATCGCACGCCGTGTTTCTCTAAAG AACCAGCAGAAGAAACGACTACATGCGATAACCATTACTTCTGCAACCTGTTTCTTGTTCCCTGTGGCCATGTGGGACCTTATCATA GGGTCATCTTCTGGGAAAACATCCGAGTTACCATTTTCTGCGTGGGCTTTCCTTAGCACCATTATTTTCGGGATCATCCTAATATTCTACGTTGATAATATCGCAGAAGAGAGGTTTCGTAAAGCTTTACCcttaaatcatctttacattGCATTTTAA
- a CDS encoding Plant thionin family protein (Plant thionin family protein; LOCATED IN: endomembrane system; BEST Arabidopsis thaliana protein match is: Plant thionin family protein (TAIR:AT5G36805.1); Has 74 Blast hits to 74 proteins in 2 species: Archae - 0; Bacteria - 0; Metazoa - 0; Fungi - 0; Plants - 74; Viruses - 0; Other Eukaryotes - 0 (source: NCBI BLink).): MATQTIKKIYSVLMIVVLFTMMVSTNASTVEVCVKHCVPNQCMKVSQKATLPLCETACTKLCNENKHEEYVVPRSYCEGLFWFLCDN; this comes from the coding sequence ATGGCAactcaaacaataaaaaagatatacaGTGTTTTGATGATTGTAGTTTTATTTACGATGATGGTTTCAACCAACGCGAGTACGGTGGAAGTGTGTGTTAAGCATTGTGTCCCGAACCAATGCATGAAAGTTTCTCAGAAGGCAACTCTTCCATTATGTGAGACTGCTTGCACAAAACTCtgcaatgaaaacaaacatgagGAATATGTCGTGCCTCGGAGTTACTGTGAGGgattattttggtttctatgtgataattga